In Kryptolebias marmoratus isolate JLee-2015 linkage group LG11, ASM164957v2, whole genome shotgun sequence, the following proteins share a genomic window:
- the mgat4c gene encoding alpha-1,3-mannosyl-glycoprotein 4-beta-N-acetylglucosaminyltransferase C, protein MRLVWKSLDKMRCLRKRSTIPFLGFLITFLLFLNLYIEDGYVLEGDKRQLRESSVHPPSSERYVHTFRDLSNFSGTINVTYRYLAGTPLNRKKFLTIGLSSVKRKRGNYLLETIKSIFDQSSYEELKEIVVVVHLADFDLVWCENLVQEITRKFAHHIIAGRLLVIQAPEEYYPSLDGLKRNYNDPEDRVRFRSKQNVDYAFLLNFCTNLSHFYMMLEDDVRCSRNFLTALKKVITSREGSYWVMLEFSKLGYIGKLYHSRDLPRLAHFLLMFYQEMPCDWLLIHFRGLLAQKDVIRFKPSLFQHMGYYSSYKGVENKLKDDDFEEDSIDIPDNPPAAIYTNINVFENYDASKAYSTVDEYFWGKPPSTGDFFVVVFNKSTKISKIKITTGSDDRQNDILHHGALEVGEKLIGTKKGKQCSSYITLGEFKNGNIEVQDVDHKIAFDIECVRIVVTASQKEWLIIRSISLWTTQPPSQ, encoded by the exons ATGAGGCTGGTGTGGAAATCCTTGGACAAGATGAGGTGTTTGAGGAAACGATCCACTATTCCCTTCCTTGGCTTCCTCATCACCTTTCTCCTCTTCTTAAACCTCTACATCGAAGATGGCTATGTGCTG GAAGGAGATAAAAGGCAGCTCAGGGAATCATCAGTCCATCCTCCGAGTTCAGAGCGATATGTTCACACCTTCAGAGACCTTAGTAATTTCTCTGGAACCATTAATGTCACATACCGCTATCTCGCTGGAACGCCTCTGAACCGCAAAA AATTTCTCACCATTGGATTGTCATCGGTCAAGAGGAAAAGAGGGAACTACCTTCTTGAGACAATCAAGTCCATCTTTGATCAGTCCAGTTATGAAGAACTGAAGGAAATCGTGGTTGTGGTCCATCTGGCAGACTTTGACCTGGTCTGGTGTGAGAACCTGGTGCAGGAAATCACCAGGAAGTTTGCTCACCACATCATAGCCGGACGCCTCCTGGTCATCCAGGCCCCAGAGGAGTACTATCCTTCTCTGGACGGGCTGAAAAGGAACTACAACGATCCAGAAGACCGGGTCCGGTTTCGCTCCAAGCAGAACGTGGACTACGCCTTCCTCCTCAACTTCTGCACAAACCTGTCGCACTTCTACATGATGCTGGAGGACGACGTGCGCTGCTCCAGGAACTTCCTGACGGCGCTGAAGAAGGTGATCACCTCCAGAGAAGGTTCCTACTGGGTGATGCTGGAGTTCTCCAAGCTGGGCTACATCGGGAAGCTGTACCACTCCAGAGACCTGCCCCGGCTGGCTCATTTCCTCCTCATGTTCTACCAGGAAATGCCTTGTGACTGGCTCCTCATCCACTTCAGGGGTCTGCTGGCTCAGAAGGACGTGATCCGCTTCAAACCCTCGCTGTTCCAGCACATGGGCTACTACTCCTCCTATAAAGGAGTCGAGAACAAACTGAAGGATGATGACTTTGAGGAAGACTCCATCGATATTCCCGACAACCCCCCTGCCGCCATTTACACAAACATCAATGTCTTTGAAAACTACGACGCCTCCAAGGCTTACAGCACAGTAGACGAATACTTCTGGGGGAAACCTCCCTCCACTGGAGATTTCTTTGTCGTAGTTTTTAACAAATCcaccaaaattagcaaaatcaaGATTACTACCGGGTCTGATGACCGGCAGAATGACATTCTTCACCATGGGGCTCTAGAAGTAGGAGAGAAATTAATTGGGACGAAAAAGGGAAAACAGTGTTCCTCCTACATCACCTTAGGGGAgtttaaaaatggcaacattGAAGTTCAAGATGTGGACCACAAAATTGCCTTTGACATTGAGTGTGTACGCATTGTGGTAACAGCCAGTCAGAAAGAATGGCTCATTATTAGAAGTATAAGTTTATGGACTACACAACCCCCCAGCCAATGA